GCCTGCAATTGCAGGATGCCGGCCCCAGGAATCCGAACAGCAGCACCGCACCCATCGTCGGCGACAACAGCAACCGCATGTTCATGATCGGCCTGCGCGTACGGAATTCGACGACGAAGAACAACCCCAGCAGCACCACACCGCCGATCACCCAGGCCAGGGTCGTGGGCCGCCCCCAGCCCCACTCCTGGCCCTTGTCCAGATAGATCAGCACCAGCGCGATTCCGGCGGCCAGCAGCGCGGCGCCGACCAGATCGAGCCGGTCCTTCACTCGCAGTTTCGATTCCGGCACCACGAGCAGCACGACCGGGATCATGACGATGGTGAAGATCGCCAGGAACCAGAACAGCGCCCGCCAATCGTAGTTGTCGACCAGGTAGCCACCGATGATCGGTCCCATGATGGCCGAGAACCCCAAACCTGTTGCGCTGGCGCCCAACCCGAGTGCCACATATTTACGCGGCAGCAGATCCCGCAACAGCCCGTAGGCGATGACCTGGGTCGCGATCGCCGCCGCCGACAGGCCCCGTCCGACCAGGAACAGTGTCCAACTGGAGGTCAGCGCGCAGATCACCGCCCCCACGACGAATACCACGCCGCACAGGACGAATATGCGGCGCTTGCCCCAGATGTCGGCCATCTTGCCCAGCAACGGCGTGAGCGACGCACCCACCAGCGCCACGATGATGATCGTCCAGCTGATGTTGGCGCCGACCGTGGGGAACGACTTGGTGATCTTCTGCACACCGGCCCCGACCATGGCGACCTGCAGCGGAAGGACTTCCGTGTACAGCACGATCGCCACCACCACGGCCAGCAGACGCCCTCTCGAAGCGTCGACCAGCCTTCCGGTATCGGTATCGGCGCCGTCGGCCTCCGACAACACTGTCGTGGGAACTGTGGACATGACACTCCAGACACGTAGCGCAGACGGCATCGCCCATCGGTGGACGAGCAATGCCCGAGACAGCAATAATCTGTGCGGAGTCGTGCGCCCACCCGGTGAGGGACGACCCACCGAGAAAAGCCGATGTGACGGGCGACACGCTTACTCGCTCGTCCCAGGCTCTGTCATGGCCTCGGATATCTCAAATGCCAATAACCTCTGGGTTCATAACCTCGGGACATAAATTCCCCGCTGCCTCGGCGATCCCCTTCGCCACCCGGATCCATCGCCCGGCGGCCCCGAGATACGGCAGGACCGCGTGCCGGAGGCTACCCGGTCGAGATGGCGAGGGTGACGGCGTCGACGATTCGGGTGTCGACGAGTTCTTCGAACGGTGGTGCGG
This DNA window, taken from Nocardia sp. BMG111209, encodes the following:
- a CDS encoding MFS transporter; translation: MSTVPTTVLSEADGADTDTGRLVDASRGRLLAVVVAIVLYTEVLPLQVAMVGAGVQKITKSFPTVGANISWTIIIVALVGASLTPLLGKMADIWGKRRIFVLCGVVFVVGAVICALTSSWTLFLVGRGLSAAAIATQVIAYGLLRDLLPRKYVALGLGASATGLGFSAIMGPIIGGYLVDNYDWRALFWFLAIFTIVMIPVVLLVVPESKLRVKDRLDLVGAALLAAGIALVLIYLDKGQEWGWGRPTTLAWVIGGVVLLGLFFVVEFRTRRPIMNMRLLLSPTMGAVLLFGFLGPASCNCRHIRSVTWSRSRPPGN